The Drosophila subpulchrella strain 33 F10 #4 breed RU33 chromosome 4, RU_Dsub_v1.1 Primary Assembly, whole genome shotgun sequence genome has a window encoding:
- the LOC119562574 gene encoding growth/differentiation factor 8 isoform X3, translating to MYLCTIEIQPHVRHNRNADVFRFKIDGSYSDISYATLHLYLRGWEWINTHQPELIREINNQPSKDIVVTIHRATKRGNTTSFTHKGKIFEFRRSIPSGLGQWVNVDLKALFGDFELNTTQEVLIKGAESWMKPLVVTTDNKSKNPLTFHIEIGSQKKNRRKRNVYMDCTENYHDMRCCRYPLKVNFTSFGWHFVVAPTSFDAYFCSGDCKVGYLEQYPHTHLAALTTSATPCCSPTKMSSLSLLYFDDNHNLVLSVIPNMSVEGCSCS from the exons ATGTACTTATGTACAATAG AAATTCAACCTCATGTCCGACACAACCGTAATGCCGATGTGTTTCGATTTAAAATTGACGGTAGCTACTCGGATATATCATACGCAAcgcttcatttatatttacGTGGTTGGGAGTGGATAAATACACATCAGCCAGAGCTCATTCGAGAAATTAATAATCAGCCAAGTAAAGATATTGTTGTGACTATTCACCGTGCTACGAAGCGTGGAAATACAACAAGCTTTACTCATAAAGGAAAAATATTTGAGTTTCGACGTAGTATTCCGTCAGGGCTTGGCCAATGGGTTAATGTTGATTTAAAAGCTCTATTTGGggattttgaattaaataccACACAGGAAGTTCTAATAAAAGGCGCAGAGTCCTGGATGAAGCCATTAGTAGTGACCACtgacaacaaatcaaaaaatCCATTG ACTTTTCATATAGAAATTGGGTCACAAAAAAAGAATCGGAGAAAGCGCAACGTGTATATGGACTGCACAGAAAATTATCATGACATGCGATGTTGTCGATATCCACTTAAAGTTAACTTCACCAGCTTTGGATGGCATTTCGTTGTGGCACCAACGTCATTCGACGCATATTTCTGTAGTGGCGATTGCAAAGTTGGTTACCTAGAGCAATATCCACACACACATTTGGCAGCCTTAACGACGTCGGCCACACCGTGTTGCTCGCCAACAAAAATGAGTTCCTTAAGTTTGTTATATTTCGACGATAACCATAACCTGGTGTTAAGTGTCATACCCAATATGTCTGTCGAGGGTTGCAGCTGTTCCtag
- the LOC119562574 gene encoding growth/differentiation factor 8 isoform X2, whose product MYLCTIGYNTSSKNTVWSRMGSKDESHLLQKSTVPENVKSNGTYDSDTNTDSLDESSSSQMQGDDASIVNEFQLMQEIELNKYQDTKTDIPVNNGEEYESILSHISSIYIFPEQIQPHVRHNRNADVFRFKIDGSYSDISYATLHLYLRGWEWINTHQPELIREINNQPSKDIVVTIHRATKRGNTTSFTHKGKIFEFRRSIPSGLGQWVNVDLKALFGDFELNTTQEVLIKGAESWMKPLVVTTDNKSKNPLTFHIEIGSQKKNRRKRNVYMDCTENYHDMRCCRYPLKVNFTSFGWHFVVAPTSFDAYFCSGDCKVGYLEQYPHTHLAALTTSATPCCSPTKMSSLSLLYFDDNHNLVLSVIPNMSVEGCSCS is encoded by the exons ATGTACTTATGTACAATAG gtTATAATACTTCCTCAAAAAACACAGTTTGGAGTCGCATGGGAAGTAAAGACGAATCTCATTTATTGCAAAAATCAACAGTCCCAGAAAATGTCAAATCAAATGGCACCTATGACAGCGACACCAATACTGATTCTTTAGATGAAAGTTCGTCTTCTCAAATGCAAGGAGATGATGCTAGCATTGTTAACGAATTTCAATTAATGCAAGAAATAGAGCTGAATAAATATCAAGATACAAAAACTGATATTCCCGTTAATAACGGAGAGGAATACGAAAGTATTCTTTCACACATTAGTAGCATTTACATATTTCCCGAAC AAATTCAACCTCATGTCCGACACAACCGTAATGCCGATGTGTTTCGATTTAAAATTGACGGTAGCTACTCGGATATATCATACGCAAcgcttcatttatatttacGTGGTTGGGAGTGGATAAATACACATCAGCCAGAGCTCATTCGAGAAATTAATAATCAGCCAAGTAAAGATATTGTTGTGACTATTCACCGTGCTACGAAGCGTGGAAATACAACAAGCTTTACTCATAAAGGAAAAATATTTGAGTTTCGACGTAGTATTCCGTCAGGGCTTGGCCAATGGGTTAATGTTGATTTAAAAGCTCTATTTGGggattttgaattaaataccACACAGGAAGTTCTAATAAAAGGCGCAGAGTCCTGGATGAAGCCATTAGTAGTGACCACtgacaacaaatcaaaaaatCCATTG ACTTTTCATATAGAAATTGGGTCACAAAAAAAGAATCGGAGAAAGCGCAACGTGTATATGGACTGCACAGAAAATTATCATGACATGCGATGTTGTCGATATCCACTTAAAGTTAACTTCACCAGCTTTGGATGGCATTTCGTTGTGGCACCAACGTCATTCGACGCATATTTCTGTAGTGGCGATTGCAAAGTTGGTTACCTAGAGCAATATCCACACACACATTTGGCAGCCTTAACGACGTCGGCCACACCGTGTTGCTCGCCAACAAAAATGAGTTCCTTAAGTTTGTTATATTTCGACGATAACCATAACCTGGTGTTAAGTGTCATACCCAATATGTCTGTCGAGGGTTGCAGCTGTTCCtag
- the LOC119562574 gene encoding uncharacterized protein LOC119562574 isoform X1 — protein sequence MLAKSCCGWKKYKTYDPYHPSISKDNTLNEKTQQNHSITAFHIRVHPNEIRCSVPCRFFCDCKRKRNERMIIIGSSKCNFHVNRCLAIAVLVILAAARSAFAQTDIKSFSNSSNGSVSPEIVLLSEKNASSPVSAEDKINENTELFQMKVQSKLGKKSSSLPKVSVSGDFTKVQSVSMYRNTLLNIESMLHRQLREKAKVDSLESIKMHILMRLNLKKLPNITKPISVPQNIIDNFYKGYNTSSKNTVWSRMGSKDESHLLQKSTVPENVKSNGTYDSDTNTDSLDESSSSQMQGDDASIVNEFQLMQEIELNKYQDTKTDIPVNNGEEYESILSHISSIYIFPEQIQPHVRHNRNADVFRFKIDGSYSDISYATLHLYLRGWEWINTHQPELIREINNQPSKDIVVTIHRATKRGNTTSFTHKGKIFEFRRSIPSGLGQWVNVDLKALFGDFELNTTQEVLIKGAESWMKPLVVTTDNKSKNPLTFHIEIGSQKKNRRKRNVYMDCTENYHDMRCCRYPLKVNFTSFGWHFVVAPTSFDAYFCSGDCKVGYLEQYPHTHLAALTTSATPCCSPTKMSSLSLLYFDDNHNLVLSVIPNMSVEGCSCS from the exons ATGCTGGCCAAATCATGCTGCGGTTggaaaaaatataagacttaCGATCCATACCATCCATCCATATCAAAAGATAACACTTTAAATGAAAAAACTCAACAAAACCACTCCATCACAGCATTTCACATAAGAGTACACCCCAACGAAATCAGGTGTTCAGTTCCTTGCAGATTTTTCTGTGACtgcaaaagaaaaagaaacgAACGAATGATTATAATTGGAAGTTCGAAATGTAATTTCCATGTAAACCGATGTCTTGCAATCGCCGTACTTGTAATCCTAGCGGCTGCACGCAGTGCCTTCGCTCAGACTGATATAAAAAGCTTCAGTAATTCTTCCAACGGCAGCGTTAGTCCGGAAATCGTTTTGCTGTCTGAAAAAAACGCATCTTCTCCGGTATCTGCAGAggataaaattaatgaaaatacgGAATTATTCCAAATGAAAGTACAAAGTAAGCTGGGCAAAAAAAGTTCCTCTTTGCCAAAGGTATCAGTTTCAGGAGATTTCACAAAAGTTCAAAGCGTGTCCATGTACCGTAACACCCTTCTGAATATAGAAAGTATGCTACACCGACAATTACGTGAGAAAGCCAAGGTGGACAGTTTAGAGTCAATTAAAATGCATATCCTCATGCgcttaaacttaaaaaaacttCCCAATATTACAAAACCAATATCAGTACCACAAAATATAATagataatttttataaaggtTATAATACTTCCTCAAAAAACACAGTTTGGAGTCGCATGGGAAGTAAAGACGAATCTCATTTATTGCAAAAATCAACAGTCCCAGAAAATGTCAAATCAAATGGCACCTATGACAGCGACACCAATACTGATTCTTTAGATGAAAGTTCGTCTTCTCAAATGCAAGGAGATGATGCTAGCATTGTTAACGAATTTCAATTAATGCAAGAAATAGAGCTGAATAAATATCAAGATACAAAAACTGATATTCCCGTTAATAACGGAGAGGAATACGAAAGTATTCTTTCACACATTAGTAGCATTTACATATTTCCCGAAC AAATTCAACCTCATGTCCGACACAACCGTAATGCCGATGTGTTTCGATTTAAAATTGACGGTAGCTACTCGGATATATCATACGCAAcgcttcatttatatttacGTGGTTGGGAGTGGATAAATACACATCAGCCAGAGCTCATTCGAGAAATTAATAATCAGCCAAGTAAAGATATTGTTGTGACTATTCACCGTGCTACGAAGCGTGGAAATACAACAAGCTTTACTCATAAAGGAAAAATATTTGAGTTTCGACGTAGTATTCCGTCAGGGCTTGGCCAATGGGTTAATGTTGATTTAAAAGCTCTATTTGGggattttgaattaaataccACACAGGAAGTTCTAATAAAAGGCGCAGAGTCCTGGATGAAGCCATTAGTAGTGACCACtgacaacaaatcaaaaaatCCATTG ACTTTTCATATAGAAATTGGGTCACAAAAAAAGAATCGGAGAAAGCGCAACGTGTATATGGACTGCACAGAAAATTATCATGACATGCGATGTTGTCGATATCCACTTAAAGTTAACTTCACCAGCTTTGGATGGCATTTCGTTGTGGCACCAACGTCATTCGACGCATATTTCTGTAGTGGCGATTGCAAAGTTGGTTACCTAGAGCAATATCCACACACACATTTGGCAGCCTTAACGACGTCGGCCACACCGTGTTGCTCGCCAACAAAAATGAGTTCCTTAAGTTTGTTATATTTCGACGATAACCATAACCTGGTGTTAAGTGTCATACCCAATATGTCTGTCGAGGGTTGCAGCTGTTCCtag